In the genome of Massilia sp. W12, the window GCGTGATTGTCAAACTGGAAGGCGAAGCCGGCAATTTGCGCGCCAAAATCAACTTTGGCGCAGAGGGGATGCGCGTGTTGGATTTGAGCATCGCCAAGCTGGAAGTCTTGTAATCAGCGCCGTGTGGCGCGATTTGCCACACGGAAACCAGGTGACTGCCTGTGACAGGCGCAGGCGCTTTCCGCCGCAACAACTTTTGCGGTAAAGTAGCCCACAGCCAACAGCACAGGTTTTTGCCATGTCTTCCGAGATTTTTCGCAAAGTCGCCCTGGAACGCTTGTCCACCCCTGATCAGCTCGATCAGGCGCTGTTGCTGACGCCCGCCAAGAGCCGCCTGGCGTTGTGGCTGGCGGGGCTGCTGGTGTTGGCCATGCTGGTGGCCAGTCTCTTGATCAGCGTGCCGGTGATGGCCAGCGGCAGCGGCATCGTGCTGCAAACCCTGGGGGTGAGCGATGTGGTGGCGGCGCATGGCGGGCGGGTGCGGCGCGTCTTGAGCGCACCCGGGCAAACCATTCAAGCCGGCCAGCTGATCGCTGAATTGTCCCAACCCGAACTCGAAACCGCGCTGCAAACCCAGCATGCCGACTTGCGCGAAGCACAGGCGCAGCGCGCCCGCATCAGCGAATTGCACGCCAGCGACCGCGCCATGCAAAGCCGCCAGCAAATCCAACAGCGCGGTGAATTGCAAGTGCGGCGCGGCGCCGCCAGCCAGCGTCACGCCTGGCTGCAACAGCGCATCAAACAGGATCAACAATTGCTCGCCAGCGGCTTTTTAAGCCGCAACCGCCTGCAAGACACCGAGGCTGAACTCTTGCAGCAGCAGGAAAAACTGGCCGAAATCGAAAGTAATTTGAAAGCGCTCGACAGCGATGCGGCGGCGCGTGAGCATGTGCGCGTGAAGGAATTGTTGGAACAGGATCTGCGCATCAGCAATCTGCAGCACCGTATCCGCGAAGCTGAGCAGCGCTTGCAGCGCGAGAGCCGTCTGCTGGCCGAGGCCGGCGGCGTGGTGGCGGAAATCAAATTCGCAGTCGGCGATGTGCTGTCCGCAGGACAAGCCGTGCTGACCCTGCTGCCGCCAGTCAGCAGTCAGAGCGGACAGCTGGAAGTAATCGCCTATCTGGCCGCCGGCGAAGGCAAAAAAGTCAAACCCGGGATGGCGGTGCGGGTCACGCCGGGCAATGTCAAAAAAGAAGAATTCGGTTCCATCATCGGCACAGTGCAAAGCGTGGCCCCGATCCCCGCCACCAGCGAAGGCATGCAACGCACCTTGCGCAATCGGCAATTGGTTCAAAATCTGTCCCAGAATGCGGCCCCGATTGAAGTCCGTCTGAGTCTGCAGGCCGATCCCGCCAGCGCCTCCGGCTTGCGCTGGACCTCACGCGGGCCGGATCTGCGTTTAGACGCCGGCACCATTGTGCAGGCAGAAGTGGTGGTGAAACGCATCCGCCTGCTGGCGCTGGCCTTGCCCGCGCTGGAAGCCTGGCTGCATCTGGAGCCGATTGCATGACACGGCGCCCGCCATCCCTGTCGCGCGCGGCTGGCTGGCTGGTGGGTGATTATGCGCCCTTGCGCACCGATACCGTATTGCAATTGGAAGTGGTGGAATGCGGCGCAGCCTGTCTGGCGATGGTGCTGGCCTGGCATGGCTGGCATGAAACACTGGAAGAATTGCGCATCGCCTGCGGCGTATCGCGCGACGGCTCGAAGGCTTCCAACATCGTCAAAGCGGCGCGCCAGCGCGGATTGCAGGCCAAAGGCGTGCGCGCAGAGCCGGCTGATTTGCGCGAATTGAACAGTCCGGCCATCGTGTTCTGGAACTTCAATCACTTTGTGGTGCTGGAAGGATTTGCGCGCGGACGCGCCTGGCTGAATGATCCGGCAGCCGGACGGCGCAGCGTCTCGGAAGCCGAATTTGACGCTTCCTTCACCGGAGTCGCCCTGTTATTTGAAAAAGGGCCGGAGTTCCATCCCCATGGCCGGCCGCCCGGCTTGCTCAAACCGCTCTTGCAGCGCCTGCGCGGCAGTGGCGACGCTTTGCGCAATCTTTTTCTGGCCAGCCTGATTCTGACCTTGCCCGGCTTGATCGCGCCGGCCTTCTCGCGCCTGTTCGTCGATTTTTATCTGGTGCAGAAACTGGAAGATTGGCTCGACGCCCTGATTGCCGGCATGCTCTTCATGGCGCTCTTGCGCATGCTCTTAACCTGGTTGCAGCAATGGGCTTTGCTGCGCCTGAATAACGGACTGGCGCTGTCCTGGGCCTCGCGTTTTGTCTGGCATTTATTGCGCATGCCCCTGCCGTTTTTTCAGCAACGTTTCGCCGGCGAAATCGGCGCGCGCGTGATGATGAATGACAAACTGGCCCAGCTGGTGGGCGGCGAGCTGACCATGTGCGCCGCGCAGATGCTGGCGGCGGCTGTGTTTTTATTCGTGATGGCGCAATACAATTTGTGGGTGATGGGGGCGGCGCTGGCGCTGGGTTTGCTGAATCTGTCGATTCTGGCCTGGGCCCAACGCCGCACGCAGGAAGCCAGCCAGCGTTTGCAAATGGATCAGGGC includes:
- a CDS encoding NHLP bacteriocin system secretion protein, which translates into the protein MSSEIFRKVALERLSTPDQLDQALLLTPAKSRLALWLAGLLVLAMLVASLLISVPVMASGSGIVLQTLGVSDVVAAHGGRVRRVLSAPGQTIQAGQLIAELSQPELETALQTQHADLREAQAQRARISELHASDRAMQSRQQIQQRGELQVRRGAASQRHAWLQQRIKQDQQLLASGFLSRNRLQDTEAELLQQQEKLAEIESNLKALDSDAAAREHVRVKELLEQDLRISNLQHRIREAEQRLQRESRLLAEAGGVVAEIKFAVGDVLSAGQAVLTLLPPVSSQSGQLEVIAYLAAGEGKKVKPGMAVRVTPGNVKKEEFGSIIGTVQSVAPIPATSEGMQRTLRNRQLVQNLSQNAAPIEVRLSLQADPASASGLRWTSRGPDLRLDAGTIVQAEVVVKRIRLLALALPALEAWLHLEPIA